A window from Flavobacterium sp. 83 encodes these proteins:
- the uvrB gene encoding excinuclease ABC subunit UvrB, which produces MNFQVVSDYQPKGDQPQAIEKLTQGIIDGDKFQTLLGVTGSGKTFTVANVIQEVQRPTLVLAHNKTLAAQLYSEFKQFFPNNAVEYFVSYYDYYQPEAFMPVTGVFIEKDLSINEELEKMRMSTTASLLSGRRDILVVASVSCLYGIGNPIEFQKNLIPIEKGQIISRTKLLHQLVQSLYSRTEADFNPGSFRIKGDTVDVYPSYADDAYRVHFFGDEIEEIESFDPKNSQVLEKFEKLTIYPANMFVTSPDVLQGAIWEIQQDLVKQVDYFKEIGKHLEAKRLEERTNFDLEMIRELGYCSGIENYSRYLDGRLPGTRPFCLLDYFPKDYLMVVDESHVTLSQVSAMYGGDRSRKENLVEYGFRLPAAMDNRPLKFEEFEAMQNQVIYVSATPADYELQKTEGVVVEQVIRPTGLLDPIIEIRPSLNQIDDLIEEIQVRAEIDERVLVTTLTKRMAEELAKYLTKVNIRCRYIHSEVDTLERIEIMQDLRKGIFDVLIGVNLLREGLDLPEVSLVAILDADKEGFLRSHRSLTQTIGRAARNLNGKAIMYADKITASMQKTIDETNYRRTKQINYNTVNNLVPQALNKKIESAFTKNPLADYELGYGLSTAAEPVTEYLSQPDIEKRIREKRKSMEKAAKELDFMQAAKLRDEIKVLQGQLT; this is translated from the coding sequence ATGAATTTCCAAGTAGTATCTGATTACCAGCCTAAGGGCGACCAACCTCAAGCGATTGAAAAATTGACTCAAGGGATTATTGATGGTGATAAATTCCAAACTTTATTAGGAGTTACAGGATCTGGAAAAACATTTACAGTGGCCAATGTGATTCAGGAAGTACAAAGACCAACATTAGTTTTGGCACACAATAAAACTTTGGCAGCACAATTGTATTCGGAATTCAAACAATTTTTCCCAAATAATGCCGTAGAATATTTTGTTTCTTATTACGATTATTACCAACCCGAAGCTTTTATGCCAGTAACTGGTGTTTTCATTGAAAAAGATTTATCTATCAATGAAGAACTGGAAAAAATGCGAATGTCAACCACTGCTTCATTACTTTCAGGACGAAGAGATATTTTGGTAGTAGCATCTGTTTCGTGTTTGTACGGTATTGGAAATCCTATAGAATTTCAGAAAAATTTAATTCCAATTGAAAAAGGACAAATCATTTCTCGAACCAAATTATTGCATCAATTGGTGCAAAGTTTATATTCCAGAACGGAAGCCGATTTCAATCCCGGAAGTTTCAGAATAAAAGGCGATACAGTAGATGTTTACCCAAGTTATGCGGATGACGCCTATCGAGTTCATTTCTTTGGTGATGAAATCGAGGAAATTGAAAGTTTCGACCCAAAGAATTCTCAGGTTCTTGAAAAATTTGAAAAACTGACTATTTATCCTGCTAACATGTTTGTGACTTCACCAGATGTTTTGCAAGGCGCCATTTGGGAAATCCAGCAGGATTTGGTTAAACAAGTCGATTATTTCAAGGAAATTGGAAAACATTTGGAAGCAAAACGATTGGAAGAACGCACCAATTTTGATTTGGAAATGATTCGCGAACTCGGTTATTGCTCCGGAATTGAAAATTATTCCCGCTATCTTGACGGTCGTTTACCCGGAACAAGACCTTTTTGTTTATTGGATTATTTCCCTAAAGATTACTTAATGGTGGTTGATGAAAGTCACGTAACGCTTTCTCAGGTTAGCGCAATGTATGGCGGAGACAGAAGCCGAAAAGAAAATTTAGTGGAATATGGTTTCCGACTTCCGGCAGCGATGGACAATCGTCCTTTGAAGTTTGAAGAATTTGAAGCGATGCAAAACCAGGTGATTTATGTTTCGGCAACACCAGCCGATTATGAATTGCAAAAAACAGAAGGCGTTGTTGTGGAACAAGTAATTCGTCCAACAGGATTGCTAGACCCAATTATCGAAATCCGTCCAAGTTTAAACCAAATTGATGATTTAATAGAAGAAATTCAAGTTCGGGCCGAAATTGACGAACGTGTGTTGGTGACGACTTTAACCAAAAGAATGGCGGAAGAATTGGCTAAATATTTAACGAAAGTGAATATTCGTTGTCGCTATATTCACTCCGAAGTAGACACATTGGAGCGAATAGAAATCATGCAAGATTTACGAAAAGGTATCTTTGATGTTTTGATTGGTGTGAATTTACTTCGTGAAGGCTTGGATTTACCCGAAGTTTCATTGGTAGCCATTCTTGATGCAGACAAAGAAGGCTTTTTACGAAGTCATCGTTCGCTTACGCAAACAATTGGTCGTGCTGCGAGAAACTTAAATGGAAAAGCAATTATGTATGCTGATAAAATTACAGCAAGCATGCAAAAAACCATTGACGAAACCAATTATCGAAGAACAAAACAAATTAATTACAATACAGTAAATAATTTGGTTCCTCAAGCTTTAAATAAAAAAATAGAAAGTGCTTTTACCAAAAATCCTTTGGCAGATTATGAATTAGGCTACGGTCTTTCAACTGCAGCCGAACCAGTCACAGAATATTTATCCCAACCAGATATTGAAAAACGAATTCGAGAAAAACGCAAATCAATGGAAAAAGCGGCAAAAGAATTAGACTTTATGCAGGCTGCAAAATTACGTGATGAAATAAAAGTGCTGCAAGGACAATTAACTTAA
- a CDS encoding alpha/beta hydrolase — MIKRLPLLLVLLFTFTNTIAQQSTASKQVSTFTIEAPQLKTSKKIWVYLPKNYLNSKKKYSVIYMHDAQNLFDAKTSYSGEWNVDEKLDSLNAQVIVIGIEHGNDKRLEELTPFKNEKYDGGKAADYLEFIVKTLKPKIDETYRTKREKRNTIIMGSSLGGLTSFYATLKYPEVFGKAGIFSPAFWINRKEIFELEEKNKKQKTKYYFLCGDKEGDDDSMIVDLNKMEYLINTKRCYCLNLNEKKIVKGGQHNEKLWRDGFVKAVLWLGY, encoded by the coding sequence ATGATTAAACGGCTTCCCCTTCTTCTTGTACTACTTTTTACATTTACAAATACAATAGCTCAACAAAGCACTGCATCAAAACAAGTTTCTACCTTTACTATAGAGGCACCACAACTTAAAACGTCAAAGAAAATCTGGGTATATCTACCTAAAAATTACTTAAATTCCAAAAAGAAATATTCCGTGATATACATGCATGATGCACAAAATCTATTTGATGCTAAAACATCCTATAGCGGAGAATGGAATGTCGATGAAAAACTGGACAGTCTTAATGCACAAGTCATCGTTATAGGAATCGAACATGGAAATGACAAACGTTTAGAAGAATTAACTCCTTTTAAAAACGAAAAATATGATGGCGGAAAAGCAGCTGATTATTTAGAATTCATTGTAAAAACGTTGAAGCCAAAAATTGACGAAACCTATAGAACCAAACGGGAGAAGAGAAATACCATAATTATGGGAAGTTCTTTGGGTGGTTTGACTTCCTTTTACGCTACTTTAAAGTATCCTGAAGTGTTTGGCAAAGCAGGTATTTTTTCGCCCGCTTTTTGGATTAACCGTAAAGAAATTTTCGAATTAGAAGAGAAAAATAAAAAGCAAAAAACCAAATATTATTTCCTTTGCGGAGATAAAGAAGGTGACGATGATTCTATGATTGTTGACCTCAATAAAATGGAATACCTAATTAATACTAAACGATGTTATTGCCTCAATTTGAATGAAAAGAAAATCGTAAAAGGAGGACAACACAATGAAAAGTTATGGCGCGATGGTTTTGTCAAAGCCGTTTTATGGCTCGGCTATTAA
- a CDS encoding dipeptide epimerase: MELILREYNLKLKHTFTISRESIDFQPSLIVALKSEGFSGFGEATSNPYYKTTVPMMMQDLEKIRSVIETTTNETPSAFWAKIHRYLKDDMFALCALDMAYTDLYARKKGKKLYELWNYNIDKNPLTDYTIGIASIEKMVAKMKELPWPIYKIKLGTKEDIAIVTELRKHTNAIFRIDANCGWGVEETINNAIELKKLGVEFLEQPMKADNWEGHKEVFKHSVLPIIADESCIIEEDVAKCYNHFHGVNVKLVKCGGLTPGRRMIQEAKKLGLKTMVGCMTESTVGISAIAHLLPQLDYVDMDGALLLAEDIATGVTIDFGKINYSELNGTGVTLI, translated from the coding sequence ATGGAACTAATCTTAAGAGAATACAACCTTAAATTAAAACACACCTTTACGATTTCAAGAGAATCGATTGACTTTCAGCCTTCATTGATTGTAGCATTAAAAAGTGAAGGATTTTCAGGTTTTGGCGAAGCGACATCTAATCCATATTATAAGACAACCGTTCCAATGATGATGCAGGATTTAGAGAAAATTCGCTCTGTAATTGAAACTACAACAAATGAAACACCCTCAGCATTTTGGGCAAAAATCCATCGGTATTTAAAAGACGATATGTTTGCTTTGTGCGCTTTGGATATGGCGTATACTGATTTGTATGCTCGTAAAAAAGGAAAGAAATTGTACGAGTTATGGAATTACAACATCGATAAAAATCCATTGACCGATTATACTATTGGCATTGCTTCCATAGAAAAAATGGTGGCTAAAATGAAAGAATTACCTTGGCCAATTTATAAAATAAAATTGGGGACCAAAGAAGATATTGCCATTGTTACTGAACTTCGAAAACATACCAATGCCATTTTTCGAATTGATGCTAATTGTGGTTGGGGCGTGGAAGAAACTATTAATAATGCTATCGAGTTAAAAAAACTAGGCGTAGAATTCTTAGAACAGCCTATGAAAGCAGATAATTGGGAAGGACACAAGGAAGTTTTTAAACATTCGGTTTTACCGATTATCGCTGACGAAAGTTGTATTATAGAAGAAGATGTGGCCAAATGTTATAATCATTTTCATGGTGTAAATGTCAAATTAGTAAAATGTGGCGGACTGACGCCCGGAAGACGAATGATTCAGGAAGCCAAAAAATTAGGTTTGAAAACTATGGTGGGTTGCATGACTGAATCTACTGTAGGAATTTCTGCGATTGCGCATTTATTGCCGCAACTGGATTATGTAGATATGGACGGTGCATTGCTTTTGGCTGAAGATATTGCCACTGGTGTAACCATAGATTTTGGAAAAATAAACTATTCTGAATTAAACGGAACCGGTGTAACTTTAATTTGA
- a CDS encoding DUF1456 family protein, whose translation MTNNDIFKKLRVALMLRDDQIVEILELVDFRITKSELGAFFRDEKHENYMECGDQVLRNFLNGLVIHLRGTKENPKNPNDVLAKHKALIPVKEGASERAEFKAKPRDEERSRGDESPSKSKPAAKKPFKKQFSKGTPKVQVVEKVKYNFGKNKKS comes from the coding sequence ATGACAAACAACGATATCTTTAAAAAACTTCGCGTAGCCTTAATGTTGCGTGATGATCAAATAGTTGAAATATTAGAATTAGTAGATTTTAGAATCACTAAATCAGAATTGGGTGCTTTTTTCCGTGATGAAAAACATGAAAATTATATGGAATGTGGTGACCAGGTATTGCGTAATTTCTTAAATGGATTGGTAATTCACTTGCGTGGAACTAAAGAAAACCCAAAAAATCCAAATGATGTTTTAGCGAAACACAAAGCTCTAATTCCTGTAAAAGAAGGAGCTTCGGAAAGAGCAGAATTCAAAGCAAAACCAAGAGACGAAGAAAGATCAAGAGGCGATGAAAGTCCTTCAAAATCTAAGCCTGCTGCTAAGAAACCGTTCAAAAAACAATTCTCAAAAGGAACTCCAAAAGTTCAAGTTGTTGAGAAAGTAAAATATAATTTCGGCAAGAATAAAAAATCCTAA
- a CDS encoding aminotransferase class I/II-fold pyridoxal phosphate-dependent enzyme produces the protein MKVNQFPDRIVEVDNEKYLYFGGTAYLGLPTHPEFQKLLIKNILQWGTAYGSSRSANIQLIAYENGERFLANFIRAEAALTISSGMLAGKLVIEILTPQTDCFFHFPDTHPAIKVPDSLPVFIGNELNPRLLDNITERITILTDSVPSFHVQPIDFSILNSIPPNKEITLVIDESHSLGILGTNGCGIYSAINLPNIKRKITVASLGKAFGLTGGVIASDSEFNNQIINHDTFVSSAGMNAAFVQTMADSAAIYLQQHQKLKDNLKYIETHLIKNRSIHFDPNYPLIYPVIEGINEIFTANKIIVTNFKYPTDTKDLNRIVITANHKKEDLDKIIHILNQN, from the coding sequence ATGAAAGTCAACCAATTTCCAGATCGAATAGTTGAAGTAGACAACGAAAAATATCTCTATTTTGGAGGAACAGCTTATTTAGGTTTACCAACGCATCCTGAATTTCAAAAACTGCTCATCAAAAATATTTTACAATGGGGAACGGCTTATGGAAGTTCCAGAAGCGCCAACATTCAATTGATTGCTTACGAAAATGGAGAACGCTTTTTAGCTAATTTTATAAGAGCAGAAGCTGCACTTACTATTTCTTCTGGCATGTTGGCAGGGAAATTAGTAATTGAAATACTGACTCCGCAAACTGACTGCTTTTTTCACTTTCCTGATACGCATCCTGCAATAAAAGTCCCAGACAGTTTACCAGTTTTTATTGGAAATGAATTAAATCCTCGTTTACTGGATAATATAACTGAAAGAATTACGATTCTTACGGATTCGGTTCCTTCCTTTCATGTACAGCCAATCGATTTTTCTATTCTGAATTCGATTCCGCCCAATAAAGAAATTACTTTGGTTATTGACGAATCCCATTCGCTGGGAATTTTAGGAACCAATGGTTGCGGAATCTATTCGGCAATTAATCTTCCTAACATTAAAAGAAAAATTACGGTAGCATCTTTAGGCAAAGCCTTTGGATTAACAGGTGGTGTAATTGCCAGCGATTCTGAATTTAATAATCAAATTATAAATCACGATACTTTTGTTTCTAGTGCCGGAATGAACGCTGCATTTGTTCAAACCATGGCTGATTCAGCAGCAATCTATTTGCAACAGCATCAAAAATTAAAAGACAATTTAAAGTATATAGAAACTCATTTAATTAAAAACAGATCCATTCATTTTGACCCAAATTATCCTTTAATCTATCCCGTGATTGAAGGAATTAATGAAATTTTTACTGCGAATAAAATCATCGTTACCAATTTTAAATATCCGACTGACACTAAGGATTTAAACAGAATTGTAATTACTGCCAATCACAAAAAAGAGGATTTGGATAAAATAATTCACATTTTGAACCAAAACTAA